The proteins below come from a single Anaerolineales bacterium genomic window:
- a CDS encoding S1 RNA-binding domain-containing protein has translation MDDAWWASLLSDDEHNAPPLKRMAGRDEDRVGQPLCQADWAWARQLYETDAIASLVVLGCNRGGLLIEARSLRGFVPVSHLVEIEPSTEEAQRTTLLARYAGKSISVKVIEYDPERGRLVFSERAAQAAPGQRNQLLATLEVGARTQGVVTNVTRFGVFLDLGGLEGLIHVSELSWGRVSHPADVVRCGQTLEVKVISIDRDQGRVALSLKEMLPDPWQTVEARYHVGDVVEGTVTNIVRFGAFVAIEEGLEGLLHSSEIGEGIEKSQCGTLGEGDRVRARIIHVDAAERRLGLSLRQAPPCAAVSEEPVSEHEWQTLSAP, from the coding sequence ATGGACGATGCCTGGTGGGCGTCCTTGCTCAGCGATGATGAACACAACGCCCCCCCGCTGAAACGAATGGCAGGCAGAGACGAAGACCGGGTAGGGCAACCCCTCTGCCAGGCGGACTGGGCCTGGGCACGCCAGCTGTATGAGACCGACGCCATTGCTAGCCTGGTCGTGCTGGGATGCAACCGTGGCGGGCTTCTGATCGAAGCCCGCTCGTTGCGTGGATTTGTGCCGGTTTCTCATCTGGTGGAAATAGAGCCCTCGACTGAGGAGGCGCAGCGGACAACCTTGCTCGCGCGCTATGCCGGCAAGTCGATCTCGGTCAAGGTTATCGAATATGATCCGGAGCGCGGCCGTCTCGTGTTCTCGGAACGTGCGGCTCAAGCAGCTCCCGGGCAGAGAAACCAGCTTCTCGCCACGCTGGAGGTCGGGGCACGGACGCAGGGGGTCGTCACCAATGTCACGCGCTTCGGGGTCTTCCTGGACCTGGGCGGACTCGAAGGGCTGATCCATGTGTCGGAGCTCTCCTGGGGGCGAGTGAGCCATCCTGCGGACGTTGTCCGCTGCGGGCAGACGCTTGAAGTCAAGGTGATCTCGATCGACCGCGACCAAGGAAGGGTGGCGCTGAGCTTGAAGGAGATGCTTCCAGACCCATGGCAGACGGTAGAGGCGCGCTACCACGTCGGAGACGTGGTCGAGGGCACGGTCACCAACATCGTCCGCTTCGGGGCCTTCGTGGCGATTGAGGAGGGGCTGGAGGGACTGCTCCATTCCTCTGAGATCGGGGAGGGAATCGAGAAGTCCCAGTGCGGCACGCTTGGAGAGGGGGACCGGGTGCGGGCGCGGATTATCCACGTCGATGCCGCCGAGCGCAGACTCGGGTTGAGCCTTCGCCAGGCGCCTCCTTGCGCGGCCGTCTCGGAGGAACCGGTGTCGGAGCACGAATGGCAAACGCTTTCGGCGCCGTAG
- a CDS encoding DNA translocase FtsK — MNLRRAPRSSPPSTSRSELVERLRSWLDELLALAATVVALLVLLGLLGLSHGVVIDALSVELRRWLGWGAWSLPVLLGLGAGALWLRALDRPPDIPWRRVIAIELAVIGVLGLLALADGLSLTQAEAGGGGGLIGWGLARLLTDSFGRIVGAALLLAILVLAGVYLLRDRRRHAERPRPHARLASGAETAAITQAAPGGAPSASPVSPKAARLPSEFRKSFRVEPIHAERPAKSVRRDKTLPSLELLEMDEPPRVTAKEVNQTAGLIEKTLADFGLPAKVLDFRAGPAVTQFAVEPGFTEHVAPDGESKRQKVRVSQISSLADDLALALSAPTVRIEAPVPGQAYVGIEVPNRRAAMVRLGPLLRSEAFQSVPSSLAIALGRDVAGQAIVADLAAMPHLLIAGTTGSGKSVCITALTVCLVMTNAPEELRLVMIDPKMVELVRFNGLPHLMGKVETDLERITGVLRWCTMEMDRRYRLLEEAKAREIESYNQKMRRRTEGEPLPRIVVLVDELADLMMMAPDQTERTLVRLAQMARAVGIHLVVATQRPSTDIVTGLIKANFPARISFAVASGVDSRVILDTQGAESLLGKGDMLFLSAEASAPVRLQGAYVSDKEIEKVVDAWRTGREDDSQGPAAIAPWEEGLTLRGSKEDADDVLERAIEVVRQSGQASASMLQRRLRIGYPRAARLMDELEEMGLVGRVQAGGRTREVLLNDAGEEEGEA, encoded by the coding sequence ATGAACCTGCGCCGAGCCCCGCGCTCCTCGCCGCCGTCCACGAGTCGCTCCGAGTTGGTCGAGCGGCTGCGCTCCTGGTTGGATGAGCTGTTGGCCCTGGCGGCGACCGTCGTGGCCTTGTTGGTTCTGCTGGGGCTGCTGGGGTTGAGCCACGGCGTTGTGATCGATGCCCTCTCCGTCGAACTCAGGCGATGGTTGGGTTGGGGGGCATGGAGCCTGCCGGTTCTGCTCGGGTTGGGGGCGGGTGCCTTGTGGCTGCGCGCTCTCGACCGGCCTCCCGACATCCCGTGGCGGCGGGTGATTGCCATCGAGCTCGCCGTGATCGGGGTGCTCGGTCTGCTGGCGTTGGCCGACGGGCTGTCCCTGACCCAGGCCGAGGCTGGCGGGGGCGGGGGCTTGATTGGCTGGGGCCTGGCAAGGTTGCTGACCGACTCCTTCGGCAGAATCGTGGGTGCAGCGCTCCTTCTGGCAATCCTTGTCCTGGCCGGCGTCTACTTGCTCCGCGACCGTCGCCGCCACGCCGAACGCCCACGCCCACACGCCCGGCTGGCCTCTGGCGCCGAGACAGCCGCAATCACCCAGGCAGCTCCTGGCGGCGCCCCATCTGCCTCCCCCGTGTCCCCCAAGGCGGCCCGCCTGCCGTCGGAATTCCGCAAGTCCTTTAGGGTCGAGCCAATCCATGCGGAAAGACCGGCCAAGTCGGTTCGCCGCGACAAGACGCTCCCATCGCTGGAACTGCTGGAGATGGATGAACCGCCCAGGGTGACCGCCAAGGAGGTCAATCAGACGGCAGGCCTGATCGAAAAGACACTGGCGGACTTCGGGCTGCCGGCAAAGGTTCTGGACTTCCGCGCCGGCCCCGCCGTCACGCAGTTCGCCGTCGAGCCGGGGTTCACGGAGCATGTCGCCCCAGATGGCGAGAGCAAGCGCCAGAAGGTCCGGGTGTCGCAGATCTCGTCCCTGGCGGATGACCTGGCTCTGGCGCTCTCGGCACCGACCGTACGGATCGAGGCCCCGGTCCCGGGACAAGCCTATGTCGGGATCGAAGTCCCAAACCGGCGGGCGGCCATGGTGCGGCTGGGCCCGCTCCTGCGCAGTGAGGCCTTTCAGTCCGTGCCGTCCTCCCTGGCGATTGCCTTGGGGCGGGATGTGGCGGGCCAGGCAATCGTCGCCGATCTGGCGGCGATGCCGCACCTGTTGATCGCCGGGACGACGGGCTCCGGCAAATCGGTGTGCATCACTGCTCTCACTGTTTGTCTGGTGATGACCAATGCACCCGAGGAGCTGCGGCTGGTGATGATCGATCCGAAGATGGTTGAGCTGGTGCGCTTCAACGGCCTGCCGCATCTGATGGGGAAGGTGGAGACTGACCTGGAGCGGATCACCGGAGTGCTGCGCTGGTGCACGATGGAGATGGACCGGCGCTACCGCCTGCTGGAGGAAGCGAAGGCCCGAGAGATCGAGTCCTACAATCAGAAGATGCGCCGGCGCACGGAAGGTGAGCCGCTGCCCCGGATCGTTGTCCTGGTGGATGAGCTTGCCGATCTGATGATGATGGCGCCGGATCAGACCGAGCGCACGCTCGTGCGGCTGGCACAGATGGCGCGGGCGGTCGGGATCCATTTGGTGGTCGCCACGCAGCGGCCCAGCACCGATATTGTCACCGGGCTAATCAAGGCCAACTTCCCGGCTCGAATCTCCTTTGCTGTAGCCTCCGGGGTCGATTCGCGCGTGATCCTCGACACCCAGGGGGCAGAGAGCCTGCTGGGCAAGGGGGATATGCTCTTCCTCTCGGCGGAGGCCTCGGCGCCGGTGCGGCTGCAGGGTGCCTACGTCAGCGACAAGGAGATCGAGAAGGTGGTGGACGCCTGGCGCACTGGACGGGAGGACGACTCCCAGGGTCCGGCGGCGATCGCGCCCTGGGAGGAAGGGCTGACCCTGCGCGGCAGTAAGGAAGATGCGGATGACGTGCTCGAGCGGGCAATTGAGGTTGTGCGCCAGTCCGGCCAGGCTAGCGCTTCGATGCTTCAACGCCGTCTGCGGATCGGATATCCCCGCGCCGCTCGGTTAATGGACGAGCTGGAGGAGATGGGGCTCGTCGGACGAGTTCAAGCCGGCGGGCGCACGCGCGAGGTCCTGCTCAACGACGCAGGCGAGGAGGAGGGCGAGGCCTGA
- a CDS encoding CDP-alcohol phosphatidyltransferase family protein, whose translation MQVNEAVRPRLSLSDRFRKWFKWFLDPTAAFLNRHGVHPNTVSLFGFVGTIVGACLVAIGQIRLGGLVILLMAPIDAIDGSMARQRGVKSRFGAFVDSVTDRYSELVVYFALLVYYTGLGDRMMTLVVFLAAAGSLLVSYIRARAEAVEFDARGGLLSRLERYLILCPAMILGIAHIGIAIIALLANVTAVQRIYAVRRQAAGTPGAEHVR comes from the coding sequence ATGCAAGTCAATGAGGCTGTTCGACCCCGTCTATCCCTGTCCGACCGCTTTCGCAAGTGGTTCAAGTGGTTCTTGGATCCCACCGCCGCATTCCTTAATCGCCACGGGGTTCATCCGAACACGGTCTCCCTGTTTGGCTTCGTCGGCACGATCGTGGGCGCCTGCCTGGTGGCCATCGGTCAGATCCGGCTGGGCGGGCTGGTGATCCTGCTGATGGCCCCGATTGACGCCATTGACGGGTCGATGGCCAGGCAGCGCGGGGTCAAATCGCGCTTTGGCGCCTTTGTCGACTCGGTCACGGATCGCTACTCCGAGTTGGTGGTGTACTTCGCCTTGTTGGTCTACTACACCGGCCTCGGAGATCGAATGATGACTCTGGTTGTGTTCCTGGCAGCCGCCGGCTCATTGCTGGTGTCCTACATCCGGGCGCGGGCCGAGGCAGTGGAGTTTGACGCCCGTGGCGGGCTGCTGTCTCGTCTGGAGCGCTACCTGATCCTGTGCCCGGCCATGATCCTGGGCATCGCCCACATCGGCATTGCGATCATCGCCTTGCTGGCCAATGTGACAGCGGTACAGCGGATCTACGCCGTCCGCCGCCAGGCCGCCGGAACCCCAGGGGCAGAACATGTACGTTGA
- the lgt gene encoding prolipoprotein diacylglyceryl transferase produces the protein MYVDPYGIHLGPLYFRFYGLIIMLGALAATYLAGRLLRRRGYDSSLAWDGLIWALIFGIIGARLWHVFTPSQSQIEAGITTAYYLTHPLDLLDTRQGGLGIPGAVIGGIAGLAIFAHRRKLSLAMMLDVASPGLALAQGIGRFGNYVNQELYGPPSDLPWAIPIRPENRLPGYEAFERFHPLFLYEALFNFANAAFLYFLDKKYAGKLLPGDLFLVYLITYPMARFLLEYIRLDISPAFGLNFNQAFMLGVALTSAAALLFRHRRKPVAA, from the coding sequence ATGTACGTTGATCCGTACGGCATCCACCTCGGCCCGCTCTACTTTCGGTTCTACGGCCTCATCATCATGCTGGGGGCCTTGGCAGCGACCTATCTCGCTGGCCGCCTGCTCCGACGGAGAGGCTATGACTCGTCTCTGGCCTGGGATGGGTTGATTTGGGCGTTGATCTTCGGCATCATCGGCGCCCGGCTGTGGCACGTCTTCACGCCATCCCAGTCGCAGATCGAGGCCGGGATCACGACTGCCTACTACTTGACTCATCCTCTCGATCTCCTGGATACGCGCCAGGGCGGCCTGGGGATCCCGGGCGCTGTGATCGGCGGGATCGCCGGCCTGGCGATCTTCGCCCACCGCCGCAAGCTGTCGCTGGCGATGATGCTCGATGTGGCCTCTCCCGGCCTGGCCCTGGCGCAGGGGATCGGCCGCTTCGGCAACTACGTGAACCAGGAGCTGTACGGTCCCCCGAGTGACCTGCCCTGGGCGATCCCCATCCGCCCCGAGAACCGGCTGCCGGGCTATGAAGCCTTTGAGCGCTTCCATCCGCTGTTCCTTTATGAGGCCCTGTTCAACTTCGCCAACGCAGCCTTCTTGTACTTCCTCGACAAGAAGTACGCCGGGAAACTTCTCCCCGGAGATCTCTTCCTGGTGTACCTGATCACTTACCCGATGGCGCGGTTCCTGCTCGAGTACATCCGTCTGGACATTTCTCCGGCGTTCGGCCTGAACTTCAACCAGGCCTTCATGTTGGGAGTCGCCCTCACCAGTGCCGCGGCACTGCTTTTCCGCCACCGCCGCAAGCCTGTCGCAGCCTGA
- a CDS encoding ABC transporter ATP-binding protein: protein MAQVLIECDGLSKRFGSLIAVDDVSFRVEAGEVMALLGPNGAGKTTTLRMVASILTPSSGRAAVNGFDTVTQPDQVRRSVGLLTEHHGLYTRMRAEEYLAFFGRAYGLTESEIASRASELLSRLDLEDSRSRRLGEFSKGMRQKLALARALLHDPRVLLLDEPTSAMDPASARLVRDAIRALRGGERAVVVSTHNLAEAEMLADRIAIIRRGQLIEQGTPTDLKERVLGCAVMELRLTQPLDGHARVLPRQVRLLDSGDRWLRYETDDPVRDNPALLRSLAQAGASVLSLGEQPRSLEEVYLKVMGGLPSSESAGE, encoded by the coding sequence ATGGCACAAGTCCTAATCGAGTGCGACGGGCTGAGCAAACGATTCGGTAGCCTGATAGCGGTCGATGATGTCAGCTTCCGCGTCGAGGCCGGTGAGGTGATGGCGCTGTTGGGCCCGAACGGCGCCGGCAAGACCACGACCCTTCGGATGGTGGCCTCGATCCTCACGCCCAGCAGCGGCCGCGCCGCCGTCAACGGTTTCGACACCGTCACGCAGCCGGATCAAGTGCGGCGCTCGGTCGGCCTGCTGACCGAGCACCATGGGCTGTACACCCGCATGCGGGCCGAGGAATACCTGGCTTTCTTCGGGCGTGCCTACGGCCTGACGGAGAGCGAGATCGCCAGCCGCGCCTCGGAGCTGTTGTCGAGGCTGGATCTCGAAGACAGCCGCAGCCGGCGCCTGGGGGAGTTCTCCAAAGGAATGCGGCAGAAGCTGGCCCTGGCCCGGGCCCTGCTGCACGATCCCCGCGTCCTCCTGTTGGATGAACCCACCTCGGCCATGGATCCGGCCAGCGCCCGACTGGTGCGGGATGCGATTCGCGCCCTGCGCGGCGGGGAGCGGGCGGTCGTCGTCTCGACCCACAATCTGGCGGAAGCCGAGATGCTGGCGGACCGGATCGCCATCATCCGCCGCGGGCAGTTGATCGAGCAAGGCACACCAACGGACCTGAAGGAGCGTGTCCTGGGTTGCGCCGTCATGGAGCTGCGTCTGACTCAGCCCCTCGACGGCCACGCACGGGTCCTTCCCCGGCAGGTTCGCCTGCTCGACTCCGGCGATCGCTGGTTGCGCTATGAAACCGACGACCCGGTGCGGGACAATCCTGCGCTCCTCCGCTCGCTGGCCCAGGCCGGCGCCTCGGTGTTGTCACTTGGAGAGCAGCCGCGCTCGCTGGAAGAGGTGTATCTGAAGGTCATGGGCGGCCTGCCGTCGTCGGAAAGCGCTGGCGAATGA
- a CDS encoding stage II sporulation protein M — protein sequence MTSIAGGGARATSASWLVARRELRDFLRDWRLLGPILLLTIFFPWLMNLTARMAVNFVTRYGAPLVAERLIPFLLLVVGFFPISFCLVIALESFAGERERQSIEPLLAAPISNHDLYLGKMTAALVPPLAAAFLGIGVYLVGLWLQVGWVPTPSLLAQILLLTTAQAFVMVGAAVVISSQTTSVRAANLLASFIIIPAAQLIILESMVMFWGRYDVLWGIVLALVVCAVLLTRIGIHLFNREELLGREIDLLDLRWAGRVLRESFHAGARTPWSWYRGLFSHSLPKLKVPAVVVALAMGFAFLIGVRLASTFTLPLGALPFGQAPEGAVFDMKSFGLFTGQGWAWVFTNNVRAILIASFLGAFTFGVAGIVLLMAPIGIIGYFAGNLAIAGLNAPILIGGLVAPHGLAEIPAVILAGAAILRLGLAWVSLPQGTSLGESWLRAVSEWARVGLGLVLPLLAIAAALEVFVTPLVAIRVLTGS from the coding sequence ATGACCTCGATTGCGGGCGGCGGCGCTCGGGCCACGTCTGCCTCGTGGCTGGTCGCGCGGCGTGAGCTGCGCGACTTCCTGCGGGATTGGCGGCTGCTCGGGCCGATCCTGCTGCTGACAATCTTCTTCCCGTGGCTGATGAACCTGACGGCGCGCATGGCGGTCAACTTCGTCACGCGCTACGGGGCGCCGCTGGTGGCTGAACGCTTGATCCCCTTCCTGCTGCTGGTGGTGGGGTTCTTCCCGATCTCGTTCTGTCTAGTGATCGCGCTGGAGAGCTTCGCCGGCGAACGGGAACGACAGTCCATCGAGCCGCTGTTGGCGGCGCCCATCTCCAACCACGATCTGTACCTGGGAAAGATGACGGCAGCCTTGGTGCCCCCGCTGGCGGCGGCCTTCCTGGGGATTGGCGTTTACCTCGTCGGCCTGTGGCTGCAGGTTGGCTGGGTGCCGACGCCGAGCCTGCTGGCGCAAATCCTGCTGCTGACCACAGCCCAGGCGTTCGTCATGGTGGGCGCGGCGGTAGTAATTTCCTCGCAGACCACATCGGTCCGGGCGGCCAATCTGCTGGCGTCCTTCATCATCATCCCCGCCGCTCAGCTGATCATCCTGGAGAGCATGGTGATGTTCTGGGGGCGGTACGACGTGCTGTGGGGGATCGTGCTGGCCTTGGTGGTATGCGCCGTACTCCTGACGCGCATCGGGATCCACCTGTTCAACCGTGAGGAACTGCTGGGCCGGGAAATCGACCTGCTGGACCTGCGCTGGGCCGGCCGAGTGCTGCGCGAGTCATTCCACGCCGGGGCTCGCACACCCTGGAGCTGGTACCGAGGATTGTTCTCTCACTCACTGCCCAAGCTCAAAGTGCCGGCAGTGGTCGTGGCTCTCGCCATGGGCTTCGCCTTCTTGATCGGTGTCAGGTTGGCTTCAACCTTCACGCTGCCGCTCGGGGCGCTGCCGTTCGGGCAGGCGCCGGAGGGGGCCGTCTTCGACATGAAGAGCTTTGGCCTGTTCACCGGCCAGGGCTGGGCTTGGGTATTCACCAACAACGTCCGGGCAATCCTGATCGCCTCCTTCCTGGGCGCCTTCACCTTCGGAGTCGCCGGCATCGTGCTGCTGATGGCTCCGATAGGGATCATCGGCTACTTCGCCGGCAACCTGGCGATTGCCGGGCTGAATGCCCCGATCCTGATCGGCGGGCTGGTGGCGCCCCACGGCCTGGCGGAGATTCCGGCTGTCATCCTGGCGGGCGCAGCTATCTTGCGCCTGGGGCTGGCCTGGGTTAGCCTGCCGCAGGGCACTTCACTCGGAGAGAGCTGGTTGCGTGCGGTGAGCGAGTGGGCGCGCGTCGGCCTTGGGCTGGTCTTGCCGCTGCTGGCGATCGCCGCGGCACTTGAAGTCTTTGTCACGCCCCTGGTTGCGATCCGCGTGCTGACAGGGTCCTAG
- a CDS encoding MBL fold metallo-hydrolase, with protein MARLVLLGTASAVPDPVHENTHLAVVGDQGTVLVDCVGTPAVRLPQAGIAIESVTDLVATHFHPDHVAGIPLLLMNMWLSGRREGLRIYGLHHCLKRVEDMMASYNWENWPDFFPVAFHRLPERERMPLLETDEVRILASPVRHLIPTIGLRFEGKVSGRSIAYSCDTEPCQMVVELARGADLLIHEASGASAGHSTAAQAGSIAREAGVRSLLLIHYSPGEGDALRREASAEFAGEVALAQDLASFEL; from the coding sequence ATGGCGCGATTGGTGTTGCTGGGCACAGCCAGTGCGGTCCCGGATCCAGTGCATGAGAACACCCATCTGGCGGTGGTCGGGGACCAGGGCACGGTGCTGGTCGACTGCGTCGGCACCCCCGCCGTGCGCCTGCCCCAAGCCGGGATCGCCATCGAATCGGTCACCGATCTGGTGGCGACACACTTCCACCCGGATCATGTGGCCGGCATTCCCCTGCTGCTGATGAATATGTGGCTGAGCGGTCGACGTGAGGGCCTGCGTATCTACGGGCTGCACCACTGCTTGAAGCGGGTGGAGGACATGATGGCCTCATACAACTGGGAGAACTGGCCGGATTTCTTCCCGGTGGCGTTCCATCGCCTTCCCGAGCGAGAGCGGATGCCGCTGCTCGAGACCGACGAGGTGAGGATCCTCGCCTCCCCGGTGCGTCATCTGATTCCCACCATCGGGCTGCGCTTCGAGGGCAAGGTCAGCGGGCGGTCGATCGCCTACTCCTGCGATACCGAGCCGTGTCAGATGGTGGTCGAACTGGCCCGCGGGGCCGACCTGCTGATCCACGAGGCTTCGGGCGCTAGCGCCGGACATTCGACGGCCGCCCAGGCGGGCTCCATCGCCCGCGAGGCGGGGGTAAGGTCGCTGCTGCTGATCCACTACTCCCCTGGAGAGGGCGACGCCCTTCGCCGAGAGGCCAGTGCCGAGTTCGCCGGAGAGGTGGCCCTGGCACAGGACTTGGCTTCCTTCGAGTTGTAG
- a CDS encoding cyclic nucleotide-binding domain-containing protein yields MDLVPLLQKVELFEGLTPDELQAVAGLCAERVCHSGDTITQQGEPGEEMFVICEGWVEVIPSTPAGGANPRAVVNLGRGQLIGEMTLVDYGPRSASVKAISDPTVLQAIHREQFTELCEQDYRLGYLVMRNMAADLSFKLRHRNLTGR; encoded by the coding sequence ATGGACCTCGTACCCCTGCTGCAGAAGGTTGAGCTGTTCGAAGGACTGACGCCGGACGAGCTCCAGGCGGTCGCCGGCCTGTGTGCCGAGCGCGTATGCCACTCCGGCGACACCATCACTCAGCAAGGCGAGCCGGGTGAGGAGATGTTCGTGATCTGCGAGGGCTGGGTTGAGGTGATCCCTAGCACCCCGGCCGGTGGAGCCAATCCGCGGGCGGTAGTCAATCTCGGGCGTGGGCAACTGATCGGCGAGATGACGCTTGTCGACTATGGTCCGCGCAGCGCCAGCGTGAAGGCCATCTCCGATCCAACGGTCCTTCAGGCGATCCACCGCGAGCAGTTCACGGAGCTCTGTGAGCAGGACTACCGCCTAGGCTACCTGGTCATGCGCAATATGGCGGCGGACCTGTCGTTCAAGCTCCGCCACCGCAACCTGACGGGCAGGTGA
- a CDS encoding Hsp20/alpha crystallin family protein, whose amino-acid sequence MNEQHPGTNAPALLYGAEDDSWRLPSESGGVWKARRGAHIWRPPTDVFERDDAYVVMVEVAGMRGGEFAVNLENRLLWIRGTRSDTAVTKAYHQMEIAYGEFETAVGIPAPVDAARIEAVYTDGFLRVMLPKSSPKSVRITG is encoded by the coding sequence ATGAACGAGCAACACCCTGGAACGAACGCACCGGCATTGCTGTACGGGGCCGAGGATGACTCTTGGCGCCTGCCCAGCGAATCAGGCGGCGTGTGGAAAGCCCGACGCGGCGCTCATATCTGGAGGCCGCCGACCGATGTCTTTGAACGCGACGATGCCTATGTAGTGATGGTGGAAGTCGCCGGGATGCGGGGCGGCGAGTTCGCGGTGAACCTGGAGAACCGATTGCTGTGGATCCGAGGCACGCGCAGCGACACTGCCGTCACCAAGGCATACCATCAGATGGAGATCGCCTATGGCGAGTTTGAAACCGCTGTGGGTATCCCCGCGCCCGTCGACGCCGCCCGGATCGAGGCCGTGTACACCGATGGATTCCTGCGGGTTATGCTTCCCAAGAGCTCACCCAAGTCGGTCAGGATCACGGGCTAG